From the genome of Pseudomonas sp. gcc21, one region includes:
- a CDS encoding DUF1631 family protein: protein MTAEKRKFTRQSASIAGTLVLSDQGEFDCVISDFSQGGMLVILTGAGQLGRLRESLKVNKRATVVYQLDGKNITVDVSVAHVSRQGIGLQLVQPDPRFVLNIQRAARLFAVEQSAPVMNIIAPRQQALDPLSKAQLIKKTNHHVTAFFNRSFPEFTGALKDALITEADRQRSQTAQQPFFDTLGIIRTQQMHLVPDLSAKISADAAEAADGRFIEAWQARKPRNERAGLSLVEKNEFEDWLVIRKAISKAEIILREQLLELQLRLDAAFGSPDGSHCYNPYSPSALCYGFAEVTRDWRLTGKVQVVAFKVLYDVLLSNLAPLYRGLNQLFIEAGVLPDIDVEQYLTEQAIRERKANDASRHQQPPPAPADITSPAPSTEKAQTPAQAESANTTPGSAKATPSAFNTATRLWSAHKRLNSGTAGRLTLPEEPSEPPLPSRATLSALQQMQQQLLAQHADLSKPGALKQLLEASDPGVQLSEFEEDSADMIENLFDNIVQSDQVADDLRDEVRKLEVPVLRVMLKDQSLFTADFHPARQAVNHIALLSDQSSTHAAYNKAAVINAITTILESSDDEGFTRSLLILDQLVAKEKRLVERNLRRLAEAADGQQRIRKAQQLIDRELVRRFGSRPVPAPVFELLEHGWKGLMMLCLFRQGDDSRSWDLTLAIVDQLVARTLPDSQEASGNLIRIDALLRLIGKGLAKVHDAEGRHEQLLDNIESLLNGNEFPSAVYRSTIEPVEEPSDNDATAQRWIKRAKGLRKGQWLECLAPPQSPVLYQLAWVADDFSQFILASQQGKKVSELSLQEMAHKLRHRSLTALEHAALPAVEQGLDTLVQKIYEKLAFEASHDQLTGLCTRREFSQCIAQSVANAKERRQRHTLIFIDILQFKLVNNTCGYEAGDRLLQELARSLENLAGDDAIVGRIGAAEFGVVVPLDAEVEGFQLASAIKAEIEGTRFEEGGHSFVINTAMALLGFDHTNDRVMELLRTVEVAAEMSKKAGRRKIQVVHPGDARLEERDEVMNWVTRINRALDENSLKIRCQAISPIHSSVLPHYEILLTVVDDAGNHLPPGEFITAAEEFNRMAAVDRWVIEAVFGWMTEHLPGLEYIGGFSINLSGHSLNDETFTDFLFDALIRYPVPRDKLIFEITETTAIANLEDASDFITEMRGIGCRFSLDDFGVGQSSFSYLKRLPVDFIKIDGSFVINIADDPVDFALVRSITEMGHFLGKKVIAEYVADAAILEAVSSIGVDYAQGFHFGRHVMLDQLVLAPPAANEIDA, encoded by the coding sequence GGTGATACTGACTGGCGCCGGTCAACTGGGCCGCCTGCGTGAATCCTTGAAGGTCAACAAGCGCGCCACGGTCGTCTATCAGCTGGACGGCAAGAACATTACTGTGGACGTGAGCGTGGCCCACGTCAGCCGCCAGGGCATCGGCTTGCAGCTGGTACAGCCGGACCCGCGCTTCGTCCTCAATATTCAGCGCGCAGCAAGGCTGTTTGCCGTTGAGCAATCCGCGCCGGTCATGAATATCATCGCGCCGAGGCAGCAGGCGCTTGATCCGCTCAGCAAGGCGCAGCTGATCAAAAAGACCAACCATCACGTCACTGCCTTTTTCAACCGCTCTTTTCCCGAATTCACCGGCGCTCTCAAAGACGCGCTGATTACCGAAGCCGACCGACAACGCAGCCAGACGGCTCAGCAACCTTTCTTCGATACGCTTGGCATCATCCGCACGCAGCAGATGCATCTTGTGCCCGACCTGTCGGCAAAGATCAGCGCAGACGCAGCCGAAGCGGCTGACGGCCGGTTCATTGAGGCATGGCAAGCTCGAAAACCACGCAATGAGCGCGCCGGGTTGTCGCTGGTCGAGAAGAACGAATTCGAGGATTGGCTGGTCATTCGCAAGGCCATCTCCAAGGCCGAAATTATCCTGCGGGAACAATTGCTGGAGCTGCAGCTGCGGCTGGACGCTGCATTCGGCTCACCTGACGGGTCGCATTGCTATAATCCCTATTCGCCCAGTGCGCTGTGTTACGGCTTTGCCGAAGTCACACGCGATTGGCGTCTCACCGGCAAGGTTCAGGTTGTTGCCTTCAAGGTACTTTACGATGTGCTGCTGAGTAATCTGGCCCCGCTCTACCGCGGTCTGAACCAGCTGTTCATCGAGGCTGGGGTACTTCCTGATATCGATGTTGAGCAGTATCTGACTGAACAGGCCATACGCGAGCGCAAGGCCAACGATGCGAGCAGGCATCAGCAACCCCCACCGGCCCCGGCAGATATCACGTCCCCGGCCCCGTCCACTGAAAAAGCGCAGACGCCCGCGCAGGCCGAATCCGCGAACACAACACCTGGCAGCGCAAAAGCGACACCGAGCGCTTTCAATACCGCCACGCGCCTGTGGTCCGCCCACAAGCGCCTGAACAGCGGCACAGCCGGGCGTCTGACGCTGCCCGAGGAGCCATCCGAGCCCCCCCTCCCGAGTCGCGCAACGCTTTCAGCTCTGCAGCAGATGCAGCAACAGCTGCTCGCACAGCACGCCGATCTGTCTAAACCTGGCGCACTCAAGCAACTGCTCGAGGCCAGCGACCCGGGGGTGCAACTGTCGGAGTTTGAAGAAGACTCCGCAGACATGATCGAAAACCTGTTCGACAACATCGTGCAGAGTGACCAGGTCGCGGATGATCTGCGCGATGAGGTACGCAAACTGGAAGTACCCGTCCTGCGGGTGATGCTCAAGGATCAGAGCCTGTTCACCGCCGACTTCCATCCGGCGCGCCAGGCGGTCAACCATATAGCCCTGTTGTCAGATCAGAGCAGCACACACGCCGCGTACAACAAGGCGGCGGTAATCAACGCGATCACCACGATTCTCGAAAGCAGTGATGATGAAGGCTTCACCCGCTCGCTGCTTATCCTTGACCAGCTCGTCGCCAAGGAAAAGCGACTCGTCGAACGTAACCTGCGCCGTCTTGCGGAAGCGGCTGATGGTCAGCAACGAATTCGCAAAGCCCAACAGTTGATTGATCGCGAGCTTGTGCGTCGATTCGGGTCCCGTCCGGTCCCCGCTCCGGTGTTTGAGCTACTCGAACATGGCTGGAAAGGCCTGATGATGCTGTGCCTGTTCAGACAGGGCGATGACAGCCGTTCCTGGGACCTGACGCTGGCGATTGTCGATCAGCTGGTCGCCCGGACGCTTCCTGATTCCCAGGAAGCGTCCGGCAATCTGATCCGCATCGATGCGCTGCTCAGGCTGATCGGCAAGGGTCTGGCCAAAGTTCACGATGCCGAAGGCCGACACGAGCAGTTGCTCGACAATATCGAGAGCTTACTGAACGGCAATGAATTCCCCTCCGCGGTGTATCGCAGCACAATCGAACCTGTCGAGGAGCCGAGCGACAACGATGCGACTGCCCAGCGCTGGATAAAGCGCGCCAAGGGGCTGCGCAAGGGGCAGTGGCTGGAATGTCTGGCACCGCCGCAATCTCCTGTACTGTACCAGCTTGCCTGGGTGGCAGATGATTTCAGCCAGTTCATCCTGGCCAGCCAACAGGGCAAGAAAGTCTCTGAGCTATCGCTGCAGGAGATGGCTCACAAGCTACGGCATCGCTCACTTACTGCGCTAGAGCATGCCGCGCTGCCTGCCGTTGAGCAGGGTCTGGATACGCTGGTCCAGAAGATTTACGAGAAACTGGCGTTTGAGGCGTCTCACGACCAGCTTACCGGCCTGTGTACCCGCCGGGAATTTTCTCAATGTATCGCGCAGAGTGTGGCCAATGCCAAGGAACGCCGGCAACGCCACACCCTTATCTTTATCGACATTCTCCAGTTCAAGCTGGTCAACAACACCTGCGGCTACGAAGCGGGTGACCGTCTGCTGCAAGAACTTGCCCGGAGCCTGGAGAATCTGGCTGGGGACGACGCCATCGTCGGCCGAATCGGCGCGGCGGAATTCGGCGTTGTGGTGCCACTCGATGCGGAGGTCGAAGGCTTTCAGCTGGCTTCAGCGATCAAGGCCGAAATCGAAGGCACCCGTTTCGAGGAAGGCGGTCATAGCTTTGTGATCAATACTGCGATGGCGTTGCTCGGTTTCGACCATACCAACGACCGGGTTATGGAATTGCTGAGAACCGTTGAGGTCGCCGCCGAGATGAGCAAAAAGGCCGGCCGCCGGAAGATCCAAGTGGTCCATCCAGGCGACGCTCGACTTGAGGAGCGCGACGAGGTGATGAACTGGGTCACCCGAATCAACCGCGCCCTTGATGAAAACTCGTTGAAAATCCGCTGTCAGGCGATAAGCCCGATTCACAGTTCCGTGTTACCGCACTACGAGATCCTGCTGACCGTTGTTGATGATGCAGGCAATCATCTACCACCGGGCGAATTCATCACTGCTGCCGAGGAATTCAACCGAATGGCAGCAGTTGATCGCTGGGTAATAGAAGCCGTATTTGGCTGGATGACCGAGCACCTCCCTGGGCTGGAGTACATAGGCGGTTTCTCGATCAACCTCTCCGGCCACTCGCTGAATGACGAGACCTTCACTGACTTCCTGTTTGACGCCTTGATCCGTTATCCCGTCCCGCGGGACAAGTTGATCTTCGAGATCACCGAAACCACCGCCATAGCCAACCTGGAAGACGCTTCGGACTTCATCACCGAAATGCGCGGTATTGGTTGCCGGTTCTCCCTGGATGACTTTGGCGTGGGACAATCGTCATTCTCGTACCTGAAACGCCTGCCTGTAGATTTCATCAAGATCGACGGCTCCTTTGTCATCAATATCGCCGACGACCCGGTCGATTTTGCGCTCGTGCGCTCGATCACCGAGATGGGCCACTTCCTTGGCAAAAAGGTCATCGCCGAATACGTAGCCGATGCCGCAATACTGGAAGCGGTGTCCTCTATCGGCGTGGACTATGCCCAGGGGTTTCACTTCGGCCGGCATGTAATGCTCGATCAGCTAGTACTGGCGCCGCCTGCCGCCAACGAAATCGACGCTTAG